The following proteins come from a genomic window of Lineus longissimus chromosome 18, tnLinLong1.2, whole genome shotgun sequence:
- the LOC135502378 gene encoding brain-specific homeobox protein homolog — translation MTSTFRADQHTHRPTSFFIEDILLNKPKQIYREFQPITLPRNPLAEYASYAYMNPAFLQHQALAHHYLPKPGDHRFLLPATGLGGIGFPSLFQHDSPGKHCRRRKARTVFSDQQLNGLEKRFEAQRYLSTPERVELATQLNLTETQVKTWFQNRRMKHKKLQRKAPGEDSAKDDEEDDRLGSCSRSCADTDREDDNDSEISIGSPRHELLADNDSDIDEDGRESVLHTVHHRDSNISLTENP, via the exons ATGACTTCGACATTTCGTGCCGACCAACACACGCACAGACCGACGTCTTTCTTCATTGAAGACATCTTACTGAACAAACCGAAACAAATCTATCGAGAGTTTCAGCCCATTACGCTGCCACGAAATCCGTTAGCTGAATATGCCAGCTATGCTTACATGAACCCAGCGTTCCTTCAACACCAAGCCTTAGCCCATCACTACCTCCCAAAGCCAGGAGACCACCGGTTTTTGCTGCCAGCTACGG GACTAGGCGGCATTGGTTTCCCCTCTCTCTTCCAACATGACTCGCCCGGCAAACACTGCAGGCGGCGCAAAGCCCGTACAGTCTTTAGCGACCAGCAGTTGAACGGGTTAGAGAAGCGTTTCGAGGCCCAGAGATATCTCTCCACGCCGGAGCGGGTCGAGCTTGCTACGCAGTTGAATCTCACAGAGACACAG GTGAAGACATGGTTCCAGAACAGACGCATGAAACACAAAAAGTTACAAAGAAAAGCACCGGGCGAAGATTCAGCAAAAGATGACGAGGAAGACGATCGTCTCGGCTCATGCTCACGCTCATGCGCAGATACGGACCGCGAAGATGACAATGATAGTGAGATCAGTATTGGGAGTCCTAGGCACGAGCTTTTAGCAGACAATGATTCAGATATAGACGAGGATGGCCGGGAAAGTGTTTTGCACACGGTTCATCATAGAGACAGTAATATCTCACTGACAGAAAACCCATGA